From the Megalopta genalis isolate 19385.01 chromosome 13, iyMegGena1_principal, whole genome shotgun sequence genome, one window contains:
- the LOC117224937 gene encoding uncharacterized protein LOC117224937 isoform X1 translates to METSRKLNKFMISSKNIDSPKSNLSNTNIWKEHNLRIHTKSKHKKEKTDLKNMKFQSTRKFSKSPKIVLKLSKSEEFNLSKLKRFHWSKTISPSNKEKSGETSHRIMNKTVSPSKKEKSKIPYYYTNKKISPSNKRKSTNLYNTDIAAFIRENTIKDSLLLKNPVVVLQRLPKEIPCTSSPNSKSNFKRNNYNTSNTQEEIALAISDEQDNGVNKNETYELAEPETPNLRKILRDRQKTKYEESNLNEKVRKTSFRESMNCTHKSVLRSTPEMKELTKKCNHAMVVLNRIKDISSTTSAFERKSDSVTNKNIPVIKSLTPTSRLHGDSKIKRTPFTPATKKLGLKISVRKNVPHFAEIHKKLFDELESAVDAQQRLKERHRALTTPKAKNLPISNITPKNNFLKYNSTKSRIPYKTRLKDATNCIQKKEPKVEIISKRQRQNREILKGVRTNRRFELQMKSRNIKL, encoded by the exons ATGGAGACATCAAGAAAATTAAACAAGTTCATGATTTCCTCTAAAAACATTGATTCACCAAAGTCAAATTTATCTAATACCAATATATGGAAAGAACACAATTTGCGCATACATACAAAATCAAAACATAAAAAGGAGAAAACAGATTTAAAAAATATGAAGTTTCAAAGTACCAGAAAATTTTCAAAATCTCCAAAGATTGTACTAAAATTATCTAAATCTGAGGAGttcaacttatcaaaattaAAGAGATTTCATTGGAGTAAAACAATATCGCCATCAAACAAGGAAAAATCTGGAGAAACTTCTCatcgaataatgaataaaacaGTATCGCCATCAAAGAAGGAAAAATCTAAAATTCCTTATTATtacacaaataaaaaaatatcacCATCAAATAAGAGGAAATCTACAAATTTGTATAACACGGATATAGCTGCTTTCATAAGAGAAAACACCATAAAGGATAGCTTACTATTAAAAAATCCAGTAGTAGTGCTGCAAAGACTTCCGAAGGAAATTCCTTGCACATCTAGCCCAAATAGTAAAAGCAATTTTAAAAGGAATAATTATAACACGTCTAATACACAAGAAGAAATTGCTTTAGCAATAAGTGATGAGCAGGACAATGGAGTAAATAAAAACGAAACTTATGAACTCGCTGAACCTGAAACACCAAATTTACGCAAAATACTACGTGATAGACAAAAGACAAAATACGAGGAATCCAATTTAAATGAAAAAGTAAGAAAAACAAGCTTTAGAGAAAGCATGAATTGTACACATAAATCTGTATTACGATCTACACCCGAGATGAAGGAACTCACCAAGAAATGCAATCATGCAATGGTTGTTTTAAACCGAATCAAAGATATTAGCAGTACTACATCTGCATTTGAAAGAAAATCAGATTCTGTTACGAACAAAAACATTCCTGTCATTAAATCTCTTACTCCCACGTCAAGATTACATGGCGATTCAAAGATTAAAAGAACTCCCTTTACTCCTGCCACTAAAAAGCTAG GTTTGAAAATTTCTGTAAGAAAGAATGTTCCACACTTCGCTGAaattcataagaaattatttgatGAGCTAGAATCTGCTGTAGATGCACAACAACGACTGAAAGAGAGGCATAGAGCACTGA CCACACCGAAGGCCAAAAATTTACCAATATCCAATATTACTCcaaaaaataattttctaaaataCAATTCAACCAAAAGTCGAATCCCTTATAAGACACGGTTGAAGGATGCTACAAATTGTATTCAAAAAAAGGAACCAAAGGTAGAAATAATAAG CAAGCGTCAGCGACAAAACAGAGAAATTCTAAAAGGTGTTAGAACAAATCGACGTTTTGAATTACAAATGAAATCTAGAAATATAAAACTATAA
- the LOC117224937 gene encoding uncharacterized protein LOC117224937 isoform X2 yields METSRKLNKFMISSKNIDSPKSNLSNTNIWKEHNLRIHTKSKHKKEKTDLKNMKFQSTRKFSKSPKIVLKLSKSEEFNLSKLKRFHWSKTISPSNKEKSGETSHRIMNKTVSPSKKEKSKIPYYYTNKKISPSNKRKSTNLYNTDIAAFIRENTIKDSLLLKNPVVVLQRLPKEIPCTSSPNSKSNFKRNNYNTSNTQEEIALAISDEQDNGVNKNETYELAEPETPNLRKILRDRQKTKYEESNLNEKVRKTSFRESMNCTHKSVLRSTPEMKELTKKCNHAMVVLNRIKDISSTTSAFERKSDSVTNKNIPVIKSLTPTSRLHGDSKIKRTPFTPATKKLGLKISVRKNVPHFAEIHKKLFDELESAVDAQQRLKERHRALTTPKAKNLPISNITPKNNFLKYNSTKSRIPYKTRLKDATNCIQKKEPKQASATKQRNSKRC; encoded by the exons ATGGAGACATCAAGAAAATTAAACAAGTTCATGATTTCCTCTAAAAACATTGATTCACCAAAGTCAAATTTATCTAATACCAATATATGGAAAGAACACAATTTGCGCATACATACAAAATCAAAACATAAAAAGGAGAAAACAGATTTAAAAAATATGAAGTTTCAAAGTACCAGAAAATTTTCAAAATCTCCAAAGATTGTACTAAAATTATCTAAATCTGAGGAGttcaacttatcaaaattaAAGAGATTTCATTGGAGTAAAACAATATCGCCATCAAACAAGGAAAAATCTGGAGAAACTTCTCatcgaataatgaataaaacaGTATCGCCATCAAAGAAGGAAAAATCTAAAATTCCTTATTATtacacaaataaaaaaatatcacCATCAAATAAGAGGAAATCTACAAATTTGTATAACACGGATATAGCTGCTTTCATAAGAGAAAACACCATAAAGGATAGCTTACTATTAAAAAATCCAGTAGTAGTGCTGCAAAGACTTCCGAAGGAAATTCCTTGCACATCTAGCCCAAATAGTAAAAGCAATTTTAAAAGGAATAATTATAACACGTCTAATACACAAGAAGAAATTGCTTTAGCAATAAGTGATGAGCAGGACAATGGAGTAAATAAAAACGAAACTTATGAACTCGCTGAACCTGAAACACCAAATTTACGCAAAATACTACGTGATAGACAAAAGACAAAATACGAGGAATCCAATTTAAATGAAAAAGTAAGAAAAACAAGCTTTAGAGAAAGCATGAATTGTACACATAAATCTGTATTACGATCTACACCCGAGATGAAGGAACTCACCAAGAAATGCAATCATGCAATGGTTGTTTTAAACCGAATCAAAGATATTAGCAGTACTACATCTGCATTTGAAAGAAAATCAGATTCTGTTACGAACAAAAACATTCCTGTCATTAAATCTCTTACTCCCACGTCAAGATTACATGGCGATTCAAAGATTAAAAGAACTCCCTTTACTCCTGCCACTAAAAAGCTAG GTTTGAAAATTTCTGTAAGAAAGAATGTTCCACACTTCGCTGAaattcataagaaattatttgatGAGCTAGAATCTGCTGTAGATGCACAACAACGACTGAAAGAGAGGCATAGAGCACTGA CCACACCGAAGGCCAAAAATTTACCAATATCCAATATTACTCcaaaaaataattttctaaaataCAATTCAACCAAAAGTCGAATCCCTTATAAGACACGGTTGAAGGATGCTACAAATTGTATTCAAAAAAAGGAACCAAAG CAAGCGTCAGCGACAAAACAGAGAAATTCTAAAAGGTGTTAG
- the LOC117224943 gene encoding pre-mRNA-splicing factor ISY1 homolog — MARNAEKAMTTLARWRAAQSNEGARKEQERRPYLASECRDLRKAEKWRMQIIREIAKKVAQIQNAGLGEFRIRDLNDEINKLLREKRHWEAQIKELGGPDYSRVGPRMLDHEGREVPGNRGYKYFGAAKELPGVRELFEQEPPPPPRKTRAELMKDIDADYYGYRDDDDGILLPLERNAEQKAREKAVQEWQEQNEKNEPEVEPEIEITAQRAIPSQQDIQEALLARKKQELLEKYVL; from the exons ATG GCAAGGAACGCAGAGAAGGCAAT GACCACGCTTGCTCGTTGGAGAGCAGCTCAGAGCAATGAAGGGGCTAGGAAGGAGCAGGAGAGGAGGCCGTACTTGGCATCGGAATGCAGAGACCTGAGGAAAGCAGAAAAGTGGAGGATGCAAATAATCAGAGAGATTGCGAAGAAAGTAGCACAGATACAGAATGCTGGTCTGGGAGAATTTAGGATCAGGGACTTGAATGATGAAATCAACAAGTTGCTAAGAGAAAAGCGGCATTGGGAAGCACAAATAAAGGAGCTGGGAGGTCCAGATTATTCCAGAGTGGGACCACGTATGCTGGATCACGAGGGTCGCGAG GTCCCTGGTAATCGTGGATACAAATATTTTGGAGCAGCTAAAGAACTGCCAGGGGTTAGAGAGCTTTTCGAGCAAGAACCTCCACCGCCTCCTCGGAAAACGCGCGCAGAATTAATGAAGGACATCGACGCCGATTATTATGGGTATAGGGACGATGACGACGGTATTTTGTTACCGCTGGAACGGAATGCAGAACAGAAAGCTAGAGAGAAAGCCGTGCAAGAATGGCAAGAGCAGAACGAGAAAAACGAACCGGAAGTTGAACCAGAGATAGAAATTACCGCGCAAAGAGCAATACCATCGCAGCAAGACATTCAGGAAGCATTGCTCGCAAGAAAGAAGCAAGAGCTATTAGAGAAATATGTACTTTGA
- the Syt14 gene encoding synaptotagmin 14 isoform X2, with protein MILAGSDHFLAVPVEATAFLAAVAGFVFLLLALFLYLSRKWCFTPPSTTTLFGGVCVPLCESNNSSTSQIAKNIGKAFSYSDPETRSDSEEDALRRLNPRPPPPPDTLTIQAEDGPTIVDAGTTSSSCTEEHSPTDQQQCVVDVGAPSLLLGNNEQEVEVEQNGPTTNDVITTIGTVAEEVGSLEVAFLYDAPMREMTVQVLQGRNYPEGIGGSQVRLLLLPSRKQRRKTRVRQGSSPQYMESFLLPRVNPEDVNAMGVRLRVYFWGGRMRRERLLGEARVSFDQINLQLETTLWLTLQTPPSSSVQDWATTGSLTRSDSTGSQQSVQSYASPTVPPYGSSMKGGSVAEILICLSYNGTTGRLSIEIIKGSHFRGGGGNDTKPPDTYVKLVIVDSNDHVIERSKTGLKRAQPNPLYKETFVFEIALFQLADVTLFLSVYNRRRGSMGKKGREMIGWLSLGLNSSGPEELQHWNDMRAASYPTQVQRWHSLLRP; from the exons ATGATTCTGGCTGGATCAGACCATTTTCTGGCGG TACCTGTAGAAGCGACAGCGTTTCTAGCTGCCGTTGCTGGTTTCGTGTTCCTACTGTTGGCACTGTTTTTGTACCTGTCCCGGAAGTGGTGCTTCACCCCGCCGTCCACGACCACGCTCTTCGGCGGCGTTTGCGTGCCCTTATGCGAGTCCAACAACAGCTCCACTTCTCAGATCGCGAAAAACATAG GAAAGGCATTTTCCTACTCGGATCCAGAGACTAGATCCGACTCGGAAGAAGACGCCCTCCGTCGATTGAATCCGCGTCCTCCGCCGCCCCCAGACACTCTCACCATACAAGCTGAAGATGGTCCAACCATTGTCG ACGCTGGAACCACATCCAGCAGCTGCACGGAGGAGCACAGCCCCACCGATCAACAACAG TGCGTAGTCGATGTCGGGGCACCCAGTCTTCTGCTCGGGAACAACGAGCAAGAGGTGGAGGTCGAGCAAAATGGACCGACGACCAATGACGTCATCACGACGATCGGCACCGTCGCCGAAGAAGTGGGCAGCCTCGAGGTCGCGTTCCTGTACGATGCCCCCATGCGCGAGATGACG GTACAAGTGCTGCAAGGACGTAACTACCCTGAAGGCATAGGCGGCAGTCAAGTTCGCCTGCTTCTGCTGCCGTCGAGGAAGCAACGCCGCAAAACTCGGGTGCGACAGGGCTCGTCCCCGCAGTACATGGAAAGCTTCCTGCTACCTCGGGTGAACCCTGAGGACGTAAACGCCATGGGAGTCCGGCTGCGGGTCTACTTCTGGGGCGGAAGAATGCGTCGAGAGAGACTGCTCGGCGAGGCCAGGGTCTCCTTCGATCAGATCAATCTTCAGCTCGAAACGACACTGTGGTTGACGCTGCAGACTCCCCCTTCGTCCTCG GTACAAGACTGGGCGACAACCGGGAGCTTGACTCGCAGCGATTCGACAGGCTCTCAGCAGTCGGTTCAGTCGTACGCTTCGCCCACTGTGCCTCCATACGGCAGCAGCATGAAGGGCGGAAGCGTGGCGGAGATTCTGATATGCTTGTCGTACAACGGGACAACGGGACGTTTATCGATAGAAATAATCAAAGGTTCCCATTTCCGGGGCGGCGGTGGCAACGACACCAAGCCACCGGATACGTATGTTAAACTTGTCATTGTGGACAGCAACGACCACGTGATAGAGCGCTCGAAAACCGGGCTGAAACGCGCTCAGCCGAATCCTCTTTACAAGGAAACGTTCGTGTTCGAG ATCGCTCTGTTCCAACTGGCGGACGTGACGCTGTTCTTGTCGGTGTACAATCGACGGAGGGGCAGCATGGGAAAGAAAGGGAGGGAGATGATCGGCTGGCTGAGTCTGGGCCTGAACAGTTCCGGGCCCGAGGAGCTTCAGCATTGGAACGACATGAGAGCAGCGAGCTACCCGACGCAGGTCCAGCGCTGGCACTCGCTGCTGCGCCCCTGA
- the Syt14 gene encoding synaptotagmin 14 isoform X1: protein MILAGSDHFLAVPVEATAFLAAVAGFVFLLLALFLYLSRKWCFTPPSTTTLFGGVCVPLCESNNSSTSQIAKNIGKAFSYSDPETRSDSEEDALRRLNPRPPPPPDTLTIQAEDGPTIVDAGTTSSSCTEEHSPTDQQQVNQELNCEDAVSTYRDRISCSRSEPLCVVDVGAPSLLLGNNEQEVEVEQNGPTTNDVITTIGTVAEEVGSLEVAFLYDAPMREMTVQVLQGRNYPEGIGGSQVRLLLLPSRKQRRKTRVRQGSSPQYMESFLLPRVNPEDVNAMGVRLRVYFWGGRMRRERLLGEARVSFDQINLQLETTLWLTLQTPPSSSVQDWATTGSLTRSDSTGSQQSVQSYASPTVPPYGSSMKGGSVAEILICLSYNGTTGRLSIEIIKGSHFRGGGGNDTKPPDTYVKLVIVDSNDHVIERSKTGLKRAQPNPLYKETFVFEIALFQLADVTLFLSVYNRRRGSMGKKGREMIGWLSLGLNSSGPEELQHWNDMRAASYPTQVQRWHSLLRP from the exons ATGATTCTGGCTGGATCAGACCATTTTCTGGCGG TACCTGTAGAAGCGACAGCGTTTCTAGCTGCCGTTGCTGGTTTCGTGTTCCTACTGTTGGCACTGTTTTTGTACCTGTCCCGGAAGTGGTGCTTCACCCCGCCGTCCACGACCACGCTCTTCGGCGGCGTTTGCGTGCCCTTATGCGAGTCCAACAACAGCTCCACTTCTCAGATCGCGAAAAACATAG GAAAGGCATTTTCCTACTCGGATCCAGAGACTAGATCCGACTCGGAAGAAGACGCCCTCCGTCGATTGAATCCGCGTCCTCCGCCGCCCCCAGACACTCTCACCATACAAGCTGAAGATGGTCCAACCATTGTCG ACGCTGGAACCACATCCAGCAGCTGCACGGAGGAGCACAGCCCCACCGATCAACAACAGGTGAACCAGGAACTAAACTGCGAAGACGCGGTTTCCACGTATCGCGATCGAATATCGTGTTCTCGATCCGAGCCGCTG TGCGTAGTCGATGTCGGGGCACCCAGTCTTCTGCTCGGGAACAACGAGCAAGAGGTGGAGGTCGAGCAAAATGGACCGACGACCAATGACGTCATCACGACGATCGGCACCGTCGCCGAAGAAGTGGGCAGCCTCGAGGTCGCGTTCCTGTACGATGCCCCCATGCGCGAGATGACG GTACAAGTGCTGCAAGGACGTAACTACCCTGAAGGCATAGGCGGCAGTCAAGTTCGCCTGCTTCTGCTGCCGTCGAGGAAGCAACGCCGCAAAACTCGGGTGCGACAGGGCTCGTCCCCGCAGTACATGGAAAGCTTCCTGCTACCTCGGGTGAACCCTGAGGACGTAAACGCCATGGGAGTCCGGCTGCGGGTCTACTTCTGGGGCGGAAGAATGCGTCGAGAGAGACTGCTCGGCGAGGCCAGGGTCTCCTTCGATCAGATCAATCTTCAGCTCGAAACGACACTGTGGTTGACGCTGCAGACTCCCCCTTCGTCCTCG GTACAAGACTGGGCGACAACCGGGAGCTTGACTCGCAGCGATTCGACAGGCTCTCAGCAGTCGGTTCAGTCGTACGCTTCGCCCACTGTGCCTCCATACGGCAGCAGCATGAAGGGCGGAAGCGTGGCGGAGATTCTGATATGCTTGTCGTACAACGGGACAACGGGACGTTTATCGATAGAAATAATCAAAGGTTCCCATTTCCGGGGCGGCGGTGGCAACGACACCAAGCCACCGGATACGTATGTTAAACTTGTCATTGTGGACAGCAACGACCACGTGATAGAGCGCTCGAAAACCGGGCTGAAACGCGCTCAGCCGAATCCTCTTTACAAGGAAACGTTCGTGTTCGAG ATCGCTCTGTTCCAACTGGCGGACGTGACGCTGTTCTTGTCGGTGTACAATCGACGGAGGGGCAGCATGGGAAAGAAAGGGAGGGAGATGATCGGCTGGCTGAGTCTGGGCCTGAACAGTTCCGGGCCCGAGGAGCTTCAGCATTGGAACGACATGAGAGCAGCGAGCTACCCGACGCAGGTCCAGCGCTGGCACTCGCTGCTGCGCCCCTGA
- the CLS gene encoding cardiolipin synthase isoform X1 produces the protein MVMSYCTILRFKQSATLNKYLLEKCLKQYLTYRASVYSTGISNNHKNCVSKNERTARRKALRSQIFQDIKQTKRKVEAIIEKENIWTIPNFLCVGRIVTSPYLSYLILSQDYQVALWLLIIAGFSDMADGWIARTWTSQASKLGSILDPAADKLLVGTLFLSLAWVGLVPIPLTCLVIVRDVALVSAASYIRYRSLPPPKTLVRYFDLTHATVQLAPTYISKINTGIQLSFVAGTLAAPIFHFVNHPVLVGLCYITALTTLAGGISYLLSKNTYKLLGKKTDTKSSR, from the exons ATGGTTATGAGCTATTGTACCATATTACGTTTCAAGCAGTCCGCAActttgaataaatatttgttaGAGAAATGTTTGAAGCAATATCTAACCTATCGTGCAAGCGTCTATTCGACTGGAATCAGTAACAACCATAAAAATTGTGTATCAAAAAATGAACGAACTGCTAGGAGAAAAGCATTAAGGTCGCAAATATTCCAAGACATTAAACAGACCAAACGAAAAGTAGAGGCAATTATAGAAAAGGAGAACATTTGGACAATACCGAACTTTCTTTGTGTGGGTAGAATTGTAACATCACCTTATTTGAGTTATTTAATTTTGTCCCAGGATTACCAG GTAGCATTGTGGCTTTTAATAATTGCAGGATTCAGTGATATGGCAGATGGATGGATTGCGCGTACATGGACGTCCCAAGCTTCAAAGCTTGGAAGTATTTTAGATCCAGCCGCAGATAAATTGCTTGTGGGCACATTGTTCCTATCGCTGGCCTGGGTTGGATTGGTTCCCATTCCTCTAACGTGTCTTGTTATTGTGAGGGATGTTGCCTTGGTTTCTGCTGCTTCTTACATTAGATATCGCTCCTTACCTCCACCA AAAACCTTAGTGAGGTATTTCGATCTCACACACGCAACTGTACAGTTAGCACCGACATACATAAGTAAAATTAACACAGGCATTCAATTGTCCTTTGTTGCCGGAACTCTGGCCGCTCCTATATTTCATTTTGTAAATCACCCGGTTTTGGTAGGATTGTGTTACATCACAGCATTAACAACGTTAGCAGGTGGTATAAGCTACTTATTATCGAAAAATACGTACAAGTTACTAGGCAAAAAGACGGATACGAAGTCGTCTCGCTAG
- the CLS gene encoding cardiolipin synthase isoform X2: MVMSYCTILRFKQSATLNKYLLEKCLKQYLTYRASVYSTGISNNHKNCVSKNERTARRKALRSQIFQDIKQTKRKVEAIIEKENIWTIPNFLCVALWLLIIAGFSDMADGWIARTWTSQASKLGSILDPAADKLLVGTLFLSLAWVGLVPIPLTCLVIVRDVALVSAASYIRYRSLPPPKTLVRYFDLTHATVQLAPTYISKINTGIQLSFVAGTLAAPIFHFVNHPVLVGLCYITALTTLAGGISYLLSKNTYKLLGKKTDTKSSR, translated from the exons ATGGTTATGAGCTATTGTACCATATTACGTTTCAAGCAGTCCGCAActttgaataaatatttgttaGAGAAATGTTTGAAGCAATATCTAACCTATCGTGCAAGCGTCTATTCGACTGGAATCAGTAACAACCATAAAAATTGTGTATCAAAAAATGAACGAACTGCTAGGAGAAAAGCATTAAGGTCGCAAATATTCCAAGACATTAAACAGACCAAACGAAAAGTAGAGGCAATTATAGAAAAGGAGAACATTTGGACAATACCGAACTTTCTTTGT GTAGCATTGTGGCTTTTAATAATTGCAGGATTCAGTGATATGGCAGATGGATGGATTGCGCGTACATGGACGTCCCAAGCTTCAAAGCTTGGAAGTATTTTAGATCCAGCCGCAGATAAATTGCTTGTGGGCACATTGTTCCTATCGCTGGCCTGGGTTGGATTGGTTCCCATTCCTCTAACGTGTCTTGTTATTGTGAGGGATGTTGCCTTGGTTTCTGCTGCTTCTTACATTAGATATCGCTCCTTACCTCCACCA AAAACCTTAGTGAGGTATTTCGATCTCACACACGCAACTGTACAGTTAGCACCGACATACATAAGTAAAATTAACACAGGCATTCAATTGTCCTTTGTTGCCGGAACTCTGGCCGCTCCTATATTTCATTTTGTAAATCACCCGGTTTTGGTAGGATTGTGTTACATCACAGCATTAACAACGTTAGCAGGTGGTATAAGCTACTTATTATCGAAAAATACGTACAAGTTACTAGGCAAAAAGACGGATACGAAGTCGTCTCGCTAG
- the CIA30 gene encoding complex I intermediate-associated protein 30, with protein MIRLLHLCSRISNANTRRFHNSSCVLYVWEPYKQDYPIKYDVVEKPKKLSVLGRLKAGCNALKREGSLFLKEMRDVFRVHPTMIVPEVEDVIWKFDGTKECRNQWVLSCDSDYNEGYSTAKLEFTNSGTGLFHGHISTRIPKDGKIGRAGYCNIMTVPKTKSFYRKSMYDFSCYNTLVLRVRGDGRCYMLNVLQRGHLDLTRDFCYHYLMYTSGGPYWQHVKIPFAKLVFAIKGGVQIHQKPMPTALVTNFGITLGDKIDGPFQLEIDYIAVCYDPSVLETCAYEMVDIREA; from the exons ATGATTCGACTATTGCACTTGTGTTCGAGAATTTCCAATGCTAACACACGAAGGTTTCATAACAGCAGTTGTGTGCTATACGTTTGGGAACCATATAAACAAGATTATCCAATAAAATATGATGTGGTAGAGAAACCAAAAAAGTTGAGCGTGCTAGGAAGGCTTAAAGCAGGTTGTAATGCTCTCAAAAGAGAGGGTTCTTTATTTCTGAAAGAAATGCGAGACGTTTTCAGAGTTCATCCAACTATGATAGTACCAGAAGTAGAAGATGTAATTTGGAAGTTTGATGGAACCAAAGAATGTCGGAATCAGTGGGTCCTAAGCTGTGACAGCGATTATAATGAAGGTTACTCGACTGCTAA GCTAGAGTTTACAAATTCCGGTACTGGGCTGTTTCATGGTCATATAAGTACACGTATACCTAAGGATGGTAAAATCGGGAGAGCTGGTTATTGTAACATAATGACCGTACCAaagactaaatcattttataGAAAATCTATGTATGATTTCTCTTGTTACAATACTTTGGTTTTAAGAGTTAGAGGAGATGGAAGATGTTATATGTTAAACGTGTTACAAAGAGGACATTTGGATTTAACACGCGATTTttgttaccattatttaatGTACACCTCAGGCGGTCCTTATTGGCAGCATGTTAAAATACCATTTGCAAAACTTGTATTTGCCATAAAAGGTGGGGTACAAATTCATCAGAAGCCGATGCCAACAGCACTGGTAACGAATTTCGGAATCACGCTCGGCGATAAGATTGATGGGCCTTTTCAATTAGAAATTGATTATATCGCAGTATGTTACGATCCGTCTGTATTAGAGACATGTGCATATGAAATGGTTGATATCAGAGAGGCTTAA